The following are from one region of the Ornithorhynchus anatinus isolate Pmale09 chromosome 20, mOrnAna1.pri.v4, whole genome shotgun sequence genome:
- the LOC100077243 gene encoding baculoviral IAP repeat-containing protein 2: protein MNVVANSMFLSNLMNGNSGYELKYDFSCELFRMSTYSTFPTNVPVSERSLARAGFYYTGASDKVKCFSCGLMLDNWKPGDSAIEKHKQLYPSCSFIQNLLQTHNPGASSYSAFCPPPLGSLSPTATISPSLEPSGYFSGSFSSFPLDPVTSRAIEDLSQPRPHVDNSAMSSEEARICTFQSWPLTFLSPSALAKAGFYYTGPGDRVACFTCGGKLSNWEPKDDAMSEHRRHFPGCPFLERQTRDASRFNVSNASMQTHAARVKTFLNWPARIPVQPEQLASAGFYYVGRNDDVKCFCCDGGLRCWESGDDPWIEHAKWFPRCEYMIRMKGQEFVNQIQARYPHLLEQLLSTSDTPVDESADPPIIHFGPGENPAEDAIMMSNPVVKAALEMGFSRRLVKQTVQSKILTTGENYKTVNDLVSDLLNAEDETREEEKERQNEEMASDDLSLIRKNRMALFQHLTCVLPILDSLLSAGVISEQERDVIKQKTQTSLQARELIDTVLVKGNAAANIFKNCLKEDDCILYKNLFVEKNMKYIPTEDVSGLPMEEQLRRLQEERTCKVCMDKEVSIVFIPCGHLVVCKECAPSLRKCPICRGTIKGTVRTFLS, encoded by the exons ATGAACGTGGTCGCAAACAGCATGtttttgtccaatctgatgaacggCAACAGCGGGTACGAACTGAAGTACGACTTCTCGTGCGAGCTGTTCAGGATGTCGACTTACTCCACTTTTCCGACCAACGTGCCCGTGTCGGAGAGGAGCCTCGCCCGGGCCGGCTTTTACTACACCGGAGCGAGCGACAAGGTCAAGTGCTTCAGCTGCGGCCTGATGCTAGACAACTGGAAACCTGGAGACAGCGCGATCGAGAAACACAAGCAGCTGTATCCCAGCTGCAGCTTCATTCAGAACTTGCTTCAGACGCACAACCCGGGGGCCTCGTCCTATTCCGCTTTCTGTCCTCCGCCCCTCGGCAGCCTCTCGCCCACCGCGACCATCTCTCCGAGCTTGGAGCCGAGCGGTTACTTCAGCGGGTCTTTCTCCAGTTTCCCCCTCGACCCGGTGACCTCCAGGGCCATCGAAGACCTGTCCCAGCCGAGACCCCACGTGGACAACTCCGCCATGAGCAGCGAAGAAGCCAGGATCTGCACTTTCCAGTCGTGGCCGCTGACCTTCCTGTCGCCCTCCGCCCTGGCCAAAGCGGGCTTCTATTACACCGGGCCGGGGGACCGAGTAGCCTGCTTCACCTGCGGGGGGAAGCTGAGCAACTGGGAACCGAAGGACGACGCCATGTCCGAACACCGGAGGCACTTCCCCGGCTGCCCGTTTCTGGAAAGGCAGACGCGGGACGCGTCCAGGTTCAACGTCTCTAACGCCAGCATGCAGACCCACGCCGCCCGGGTGAAAACGTTCCTCAACTGGCCGGCCAGGATCCCGGTGCAGCCGGAGCAGCTCGCCAGCGCTGGCTTTTATTACGTAG GCCGCAACGACGACGTGAAGTGCTTCTGCTGTGACGGCGGCCTGAGATGTTGGGAGTCGGGAGATGACCCGTGGATCGAGCACGCGAAATGGTTTCCGAG GTGTGAATACATGATACGCATGAAAGGACAGGAGTTTGTCAATCAGATACAGGCTAGATACCCTCATCTTCTTGAACAG CTGTTGTCAACTTCAGATACCCCTGTGGATGAAAGCGCCGATCCACCAA tTATTCATTTTGGTCCCGGAGAAAATCCTGCTGAAGATGCCATCATGATGAGCAACCCCGTGGTTAAAGCCGCTCTGGAAATGGGCTTCAGTAGAAGACTTGTGAAACAGACCGTTCAGAGTAAAATTCTAACCACGGGAGAAAACTACAAGACGGTCAACGACCTGGTGTCAGACCTACTTAATGCAGAAGATGAAacgagggaagaggaaaaggagagacagaacGAGGAAATGGCGTCAG ATGACTTGTCGTTAATCCGGAAGAATAGGATGGCTCTCTTTCAACATTTGACCTGCGTGCTTCCTATCCTGGATAGTCTGCTATCGGCCGGTGTGATAAGTGAGCAGGAACGTGATGTCATTAAGCAAAAGACTCAGACATCTCTGCAAGCAAGAGAACTGATCGATACAGTTTTAGTCAAAGGAAATGCCGCCGCCAACATATTCAAGAACTGTTTGAAAGAAGATGATTGCATCTTGTACAAGAATTTGTTTG tggaaaaaaacatgaaGTATATTCCAACCGAAGATGTTTCag GCCTACCAATGGAAGAACAGTTGAGGAGGTTACAGGAAGAAAGAACGTGTAAAGTTTGTATGGACAAAGAggtttctattgtatttattcctTGTGGCCATCTAGTAGTATGCAAAGAGTGTGCTCCCTCTTTAAGAAAGTGCCCTATCTGTAGGGGCACCATCAAGGGAACAGTGCGGACGTTTCTTTCTTGA